From the Phoenix dactylifera cultivar Barhee BC4 chromosome 10, palm_55x_up_171113_PBpolish2nd_filt_p, whole genome shotgun sequence genome, one window contains:
- the LOC103711090 gene encoding putative methyltransferase At1g22800, mitochondrial produces the protein MALGLGRALARQWARRLGPQPLLLPRPPPSAPFSTDGDGIQSSRVKIFDRDLKRKQRDRAAWLMGGKDDFVDAVAENLLDRLEDCTKTFPTALCLGGSSEAIRRLLRGHGGVEKLIMMDTSFDMVKRLKDSEKKFPNNNLETFFVVGDEEFLPIKESSVELVISCLGLHWTNDLPGAMIQCRLALKPDGLFLAAILGGETLKELRIACTVAQMEREGGISPRLSPLAQVRDAGNLLTRAGFTLPGVDVDEYTVRYDSALELVEHLRAMGETSALLQRSTILKRDTALATAAVYQSMFGAEDGSVPATFQVIFMTGWREHPSQKKAKMRGSATASFQDIQKHLGSNS, from the exons ATGGCTCTGGGGCTCGGGAGAGCTCTGGCTCGGCAATGGGCGAGGAGACTAGGACCCcaacccctcctcctccctcgcCCGCCTCCCTCCGCTCCCTTCTCCACCGACGGCGATGGAATCCAGAGCTCTCGCGTCAAGATCTTCGATCGAGACCTCAAGCGGAAGCAG AGGGATCGAGCTGCGTGGTTGATGGGAGGAAAGGACGATTTTGTTGACGCGGTGGCCGAAAACCTTCTTGATCGCCTCGAG GATTGCACAAAAACATTTCCTACAGCACTATGTCTTGGAGGTTCTTCTGAGGCAATTAGACGTTTGTTACGTGGTCATG GTGGTGTTGAAAAGCTTATCATGATGGATACATCATTTGACATGGTTAAGCGGTTAAAAGattcagaaaaaaaatttccCAATAACAACTTGGAGACTTTCTTTGTGGTTGGAGATGAAGAGTTCCTGCCAATAAAAGAAAG cTCTGTGGAATTGGTAATCAGTTGCCTGGGACTTCATTGGACAAATGATCTTCCTGGGGCCATGATACAA TGTAGATTGGCATTGAAGCCTGATGGTCTGTTTCTAGCGGCTATCCTTGGTGGAGAGACTTTAAA AGAGCTGAGGATAGCTTGTACTGTTGCTCAAATGGAACGTGAGGGTGGAATAAGCCCTCGACTATCTCCTCTGGCACAA GTCCGTGATGCAGGAAATCTTCTGACAAGAGCAGGTTTCACTCTTCCTGGTGTTGATGTTGATGAATATACTGTCAGATATGATAGTG CTTTGGAGCTCGTTGAACATCTGCGAGCAATGGGGGAGACCAGTGCCCTTCTTCAAAGAAGTACG ATCCTAAAGAGAGACACAGCTTTGGCTACTGCTGCAGTGTACCAGTCGATGTTTGGAGCAGAAGATGGAAGTGTTCCGGCAACTTTCCAG GTCATTTTCATGACAGGATGGAGGGAGCATCCTTCGCAGAAGAAGGCTAAGATGAGGGGCTCTGCCACGGCATCGTTTCAGGACATCCAGAAGCATTTGGGTAGCAACAGCTAA